A genomic region of Ewingella sp. CoE-038-23 contains the following coding sequences:
- a CDS encoding tail fiber assembly protein, which yields MQYIFSAKTMAFYPVILKDDYVSSGSWPEDGVRVTDEIYNEFINSPQNKSIPGADENGFPIWVPRPPLTRNEIISINEEKKNSKISEANSFINNKQWPGKVALGRLKDDEFKKYNLWLDYLDALENIEIPVDSDITWPKKPE from the coding sequence ATGCAATATATTTTTAGCGCAAAAACAATGGCTTTTTATCCCGTTATTTTAAAGGATGATTATGTTAGCTCTGGATCATGGCCTGAGGACGGAGTAAGGGTAACGGATGAAATTTACAATGAATTCATTAATTCACCCCAAAATAAAAGTATACCTGGTGCAGATGAAAATGGTTTTCCAATATGGGTACCACGACCACCACTAACTAGGAATGAGATAATTTCTATAAATGAAGAGAAAAAAAACTCTAAAATCTCCGAAGCCAACTCGTTTATTAATAATAAACAATGGCCTGGGAAAGTAGCATTAGGTAGACTGAAGGACGATGAATTTAAAAAATACAACCTTTGGTTAGATTACCTTGATGCATTAGAGAACATTGAAATTCCCGTAGATTCAGACATCACATGGCCTAAGAAACCAGAGTAA
- a CDS encoding phage tail protein, whose product MTAKFFALLTNQGAAKLANATALGTQLSLTQMAVGDGGGVLPTPYPAQTKLIGEKRRASLNSLSVDPANTNQIIAEQIIPEDQGGFWIREIGLFDQDNTLIAIANCPETYKPQLQEGSGRTQTVRMIIVVSSTDAVTLKIDPSVVLATRKYVDDKVIEVKAYTDDQLAKHVAAANPHNQYLQISKSLAEIKTLGPDAVSAVLSNLGLKERGFEYSGVSGFGNKTSISASDFGSVIVIEANGQTIKLPTMNTLPAGKLITIYCFGGNGSPVVLQTQQGNYFSNGPEGNRTTTITLTTQETLTIVSEGSTSPNWEIYGNGTLKYSPLFGSSLFPNGYQRLPSGLIIQWGEAATSSNSLVSLPFPIPFPNNVYQATGSAVDVNNANIVMMKPSDRINFVVAAWATTNGGTLYRVQTPISWIAIGD is encoded by the coding sequence ATGACAGCTAAATTTTTTGCCCTGCTGACCAATCAGGGCGCAGCCAAACTGGCTAATGCGACCGCGCTCGGTACGCAATTGAGCCTTACCCAAATGGCGGTGGGCGACGGCGGCGGCGTATTGCCAACGCCCTATCCTGCTCAAACTAAGCTGATTGGCGAAAAGCGCCGAGCGTCGTTGAATTCGCTAAGCGTTGACCCGGCGAATACCAACCAGATCATCGCCGAGCAGATTATCCCTGAGGATCAGGGCGGTTTCTGGATCCGCGAAATCGGCTTATTCGACCAAGACAATACGCTGATCGCCATCGCCAATTGCCCAGAGACATATAAGCCTCAGTTGCAAGAAGGCAGCGGGCGAACCCAAACCGTGCGCATGATCATCGTTGTCAGCAGCACCGACGCGGTCACCCTGAAAATCGATCCGTCAGTGGTGCTGGCTACCCGCAAATACGTCGACGATAAGGTCATCGAGGTTAAAGCCTATACCGATGATCAATTAGCCAAACACGTCGCGGCAGCCAATCCGCATAATCAGTATTTGCAGATCAGTAAATCTCTGGCAGAAATCAAAACCCTTGGCCCAGATGCCGTTTCAGCGGTTCTTTCAAACCTTGGTTTAAAGGAGCGAGGTTTTGAGTATTCGGGTGTGAGTGGATTTGGAAACAAAACTAGCATTTCTGCCAGTGATTTTGGCAGCGTCATCGTCATTGAGGCAAATGGTCAGACTATAAAGTTGCCAACTATGAATACTCTTCCAGCCGGTAAACTAATCACCATTTACTGCTTCGGCGGGAATGGTTCCCCAGTGGTTCTTCAGACTCAACAGGGTAATTATTTTTCTAATGGACCTGAGGGAAATAGAACAACAACAATAACTCTAACAACACAAGAAACATTAACTATTGTCAGTGAGGGCAGCACGAGCCCAAATTGGGAGATCTATGGGAATGGCACTCTTAAATATTCACCATTGTTTGGCTCAAGTTTATTCCCCAACGGATACCAACGACTTCCTAGTGGGTTAATTATACAATGGGGAGAGGCGGCAACTAGTTCAAACAGCCTAGTATCTCTACCGTTTCCGATTCCCTTCCCTAATAACGTTTACCAAGCCACTGGTTCAGCTGTAGACGTAAATAATGCTAACATCGTCATGATGAAGCCTTCGGATAGAATTAATTTCGTAGTAGCCGCGTGGGCAACAACCAACGGAGGAACTCTATATCGAGTACAAACACCTATTAGCTGGATCGCAATTGGAGATTAA
- a CDS encoding phage tail protein I: MNDRLLPSGSTQLEIAAAEALSHIARLPVPLRLLWNPDTCPLPLLPYLAWAFSVDRWDEKWSESAKRAAVRAAWFIHKHKGTTGALRRVVEPLGYLIRVIEWWQTQDAPGTFRLDVGVLETGITEEMYQELERLIADAKPCSRHLIGLSINLDVSGDCLIAAASYDGEELTVYPYFPETITASGAAITGSAIHLIDNLRVNYDS; encoded by the coding sequence ATGAATGATCGCCTGCTGCCTTCCGGCTCAACGCAACTTGAAATCGCGGCAGCCGAGGCACTCTCACACATAGCCCGTCTGCCGGTCCCGCTGCGCCTGTTGTGGAACCCGGATACCTGCCCGCTGCCTCTGCTGCCCTATCTGGCGTGGGCGTTTTCGGTCGACAGATGGGATGAGAAATGGTCTGAATCAGCGAAACGCGCGGCGGTGCGCGCCGCCTGGTTTATTCATAAACACAAAGGCACCACCGGCGCGTTGCGTCGGGTGGTCGAGCCGCTGGGCTATCTGATCCGCGTCATAGAGTGGTGGCAAACCCAAGACGCACCTGGCACGTTTCGTCTGGACGTTGGCGTGCTGGAAACCGGTATCACCGAAGAGATGTACCAAGAGCTTGAGCGCCTGATTGCCGACGCCAAGCCTTGTAGCCGCCATCTGATTGGGTTGTCAATCAATCTCGATGTCAGCGGCGATTGCCTGATAGCTGCCGCGAGTTACGACGGCGAAGAGCTGACGGTTTACCCCTATTTCCCTGAAACCATTACCGCGTCCGGCGCTGCAATCACCGGTTCAGCAATCCATTTAATCGACAACCTGAGAGTAAACTATGACAGCTAA
- a CDS encoding baseplate assembly protein, giving the protein MATIDLSQLPAPNVVEQLDYESLFAERKSTLISLYPPEQQEAISRTLSLESEPLVKLLQENAYREVILRQRINEAARAVMVAYATGSDLDQLAANNGVQRLVLKPADSSTIPPTDAVMESDSDLRMRIPQAFEGLSVAGPSGAYEFHARSADGRVADASAISPSPAEVTITILSRDNDGKATPDLLAAVDKALNDEDVRPVADRVTVQAAEIVPYQIDAVLYVLPAPEIEPVRAASEAQLKKYINTQGRLGRDIRLSAIYAALHVEGVQRVELQSPLADIVLDKTQASLCTAYSLSVGGSDE; this is encoded by the coding sequence ATGGCGACTATCGATTTAAGCCAGTTACCCGCCCCCAATGTGGTGGAGCAACTGGACTATGAAAGCTTATTTGCAGAACGTAAATCCACGCTGATTTCGCTCTATCCGCCCGAGCAACAGGAGGCTATCAGCCGCACCCTGTCGCTGGAATCCGAGCCGTTGGTCAAGCTGTTGCAGGAGAACGCCTACCGCGAAGTGATCCTGCGCCAGCGGATTAACGAAGCCGCGCGCGCCGTGATGGTGGCCTACGCCACCGGCAGCGATTTGGACCAGTTGGCGGCCAATAATGGCGTGCAGCGTCTGGTGCTCAAACCGGCCGACAGCAGCACCATTCCCCCCACTGACGCCGTGATGGAAAGCGACAGTGACCTGCGCATGCGCATCCCACAAGCTTTCGAAGGGTTGAGCGTGGCGGGGCCGAGTGGTGCTTATGAGTTTCATGCTCGCAGTGCCGATGGCCGCGTGGCAGACGCGTCAGCCATCAGTCCATCTCCTGCCGAAGTCACGATCACCATTTTGTCGCGTGATAACGATGGCAAAGCCACACCAGATTTATTGGCCGCGGTGGATAAAGCGCTGAATGACGAAGACGTTCGCCCCGTCGCAGACCGGGTCACCGTGCAGGCCGCCGAGATTGTGCCTTACCAGATTGACGCGGTGCTCTACGTGCTGCCCGCCCCTGAAATCGAACCCGTGCGCGCGGCCTCTGAAGCACAGCTCAAAAAGTACATCAACACCCAAGGGCGGCTAGGTCGTGACATTCGCCTGTCGGCTATTTATGCCGCGCTGCACGTTGAAGGTGTTCAGCGTGTAGAGCTGCAATCGCCGCTGGCGGATATCGTGCTGGATAAAACTCAGGCCTCGCTGTGCACGGCCTACAGCCTGTCGGTCGGAGGGTCTGATGAATGA
- a CDS encoding GPW/gp25 family protein codes for MSEAKYLGMARDTGLAIEDLDHIRQSVSDILQTPIGSRVMRREYGSLLSELIDQPQNDALRLQIMAVCYTALLQWEPRVSLTSITFNADYNGKMVVDMTGSRSDTDTEFSLSIPVS; via the coding sequence ATGAGTGAAGCTAAATATCTCGGCATGGCTCGCGACACGGGACTGGCAATCGAAGATCTCGACCATATTCGCCAGTCAGTGAGCGACATTTTACAGACCCCGATTGGGTCACGCGTGATGCGCCGCGAGTACGGCTCATTGCTTTCCGAACTCATCGACCAACCGCAAAACGACGCGCTGCGCCTGCAAATCATGGCAGTTTGCTACACCGCGCTGTTGCAGTGGGAGCCGCGAGTTTCGCTGACCTCCATCACTTTCAATGCCGACTATAACGGCAAGATGGTGGTCGACATGACCGGCAGCCGTAGCGATACGGACACCGAATTTTCCCTGAGCATTCCTGTGAGCTGA
- a CDS encoding phage baseplate assembly protein V has product MNTYTQINDMMRLINNLIRIGNVSAVDLENARCRVASGDNTTAWLPWLTSRAGKSRSWWAPSVGEQVLLLSMGGELNTAFVLPAIFSDANPAPSASADAVHLSFPDGAVIEYEPATSALTVIGVKTATLSAAEKVTVTAPQIECHASTRITLDSPEVVCTHKLTTGSLEVQQGGSMTGDISHSGGSLTSNGIALHTHRHGGVQTGGGQTGGPQ; this is encoded by the coding sequence ATGAACACATACACACAAATCAACGACATGATGCGGCTGATCAACAACCTGATTCGCATCGGCAATGTCAGCGCGGTCGACCTCGAGAATGCGCGCTGCCGCGTCGCCAGCGGCGATAACACCACAGCATGGCTACCGTGGCTGACCAGCCGCGCGGGCAAGAGCCGCAGTTGGTGGGCGCCCTCGGTGGGGGAGCAGGTGCTGCTGCTGTCGATGGGCGGCGAGCTGAACACGGCTTTCGTGCTGCCTGCGATTTTCTCCGACGCCAACCCGGCCCCTTCGGCCTCTGCCGACGCGGTTCACCTCAGTTTCCCGGACGGCGCGGTTATCGAGTATGAACCGGCAACCAGCGCTCTGACCGTGATCGGCGTGAAAACCGCCACCCTGAGCGCGGCGGAGAAAGTGACAGTCACCGCGCCGCAGATTGAATGCCACGCCAGCACCCGCATCACCCTCGACAGCCCGGAAGTGGTCTGCACCCACAAGCTCACCACCGGCTCACTCGAGGTGCAACAGGGCGGCAGCATGACCGGCGATATCAGCCACAGCGGCGGTAGCCTGACGTCCAACGGCATCGCCTTACACACCCACCGCCACGGCGGCGTTCAGACCGGCGGCGGCCAAACCGGAGGACCGCAATGA
- a CDS encoding phage tail protein, with the protein MLKPKQLQQRLIEQIPELNAHPEILKVTAGPGSVVATPAPSLSFEYHYPLTLAVTTADLSESLADPIVVEVLDWLTVNQPEVMSSSARRLTDFTFTQLADTLTLTLQLTERVQVKDADGVRTITHLPEPPLPENNARPRQVYLNGELISQWAE; encoded by the coding sequence GTGTTAAAACCCAAGCAACTTCAACAGCGGCTCATTGAGCAAATCCCCGAGCTGAACGCCCATCCAGAAATCTTAAAAGTGACCGCAGGTCCGGGGAGCGTGGTGGCCACGCCGGCGCCCTCCCTCTCCTTTGAATATCACTACCCCTTAACGCTGGCCGTCACCACGGCGGACCTCAGCGAATCCCTTGCCGATCCTATCGTGGTCGAGGTGCTGGACTGGCTGACCGTCAACCAGCCGGAAGTGATGAGCAGCAGCGCGCGGCGGCTGACGGATTTCACCTTCACCCAGCTGGCCGACACATTAACCCTGACGCTGCAACTCACCGAGCGCGTGCAGGTGAAGGACGCCGACGGCGTGCGCACCATCACCCACTTGCCCGAGCCGCCGCTGCCGGAAAACAACGCGCGACCGCGCCAGGTTTACCTCAATGGCGAGCTGATCAGCCAATGGGCTGAGTAA
- the lysC gene encoding Rz1-like lysis system protein LysC (LysC is an Rz1-like component of a phage lytic system, substantially overlapping although not fully embedded in the gene for the Rz-like LysB component.), with the protein MLLASCTSAPPSAPPQIIYIGCPPVSACQVPASHPKNNGDLSADVRQLEAALLSCGLQVDAIKQCQETYRVKTQATSTAAH; encoded by the coding sequence CTGCTGTTAGCCAGCTGCACCAGCGCCCCGCCTTCAGCTCCGCCACAGATTATTTACATTGGCTGTCCGCCAGTCAGCGCCTGCCAGGTACCCGCCAGCCATCCCAAAAATAACGGCGATTTGAGCGCCGACGTCCGTCAACTTGAAGCCGCGCTGCTCTCATGCGGCCTACAGGTCGACGCCATTAAACAGTGTCAGGAGACTTATCGTGTTAAAACCCAAGCAACTTCAACAGCGGCTCATTGA
- the lysB gene encoding Rz-like lysis system protein LysB (The gene for this Rz-like phage lysis system protein may overlap extensively with the gene for the other spanin subunit, the Rz1-like protein in the outer membrane.) has translation MRVLFIALFVLGLALLGMIVYSHGLQRDKHELTQSRDALAQQLSQRDQLIAELNQQMQTREQAEATLRDALAQANGLVWQREQRFQRSRNDDPLVKTWADSALPAAVSQLHQRPAFSSATDYLHWLSASQRLPGTRQPSQK, from the coding sequence ATGCGCGTACTGTTTATCGCCCTTTTCGTGTTGGGTCTGGCGCTGCTGGGGATGATTGTTTACAGCCACGGATTGCAGCGCGACAAGCACGAACTGACCCAAAGCCGCGACGCGCTGGCCCAGCAGCTCAGCCAGCGCGACCAGCTGATCGCTGAACTCAACCAGCAGATGCAAACCCGTGAACAGGCTGAGGCCACGCTGCGCGATGCGTTAGCGCAGGCCAACGGCCTGGTTTGGCAACGAGAACAACGCTTTCAAAGGAGCCGCAATGATGATCCCTTGGTTAAAACCTGGGCTGATAGTGCTCTGCCCGCTGCTGTTAGCCAGCTGCACCAGCGCCCCGCCTTCAGCTCCGCCACAGATTATTTACATTGGCTGTCCGCCAGTCAGCGCCTGCCAGGTACCCGCCAGCCATCCCAAAAATAA
- a CDS encoding lysozyme produces the protein MNASILKKCSAAVVLGLMFLLPGYLSISTSVEGLKLIADFEGCQLSPYQCSAGVWTSGIGHTAGVAPTGQITEHQAAENLLADIKNVEKGLQACMPVEMPQPVYDAVVAFTFNVGVRASCNSTLAFFIKKHQWRDACEQLPRWVFVNGVRTAGLERRRAAERALCLKGA, from the coding sequence ATGAACGCCTCAATTCTTAAAAAATGCAGCGCCGCCGTGGTTCTCGGGCTGATGTTTCTGCTGCCGGGCTACTTGTCTATCTCTACCTCGGTCGAGGGGCTGAAGCTGATTGCCGATTTCGAAGGCTGCCAGTTATCGCCTTACCAATGCAGCGCCGGGGTCTGGACCAGCGGTATTGGTCACACGGCGGGCGTGGCGCCCACCGGGCAGATAACCGAGCATCAGGCCGCCGAAAACCTGCTGGCGGATATCAAAAATGTCGAAAAAGGCCTGCAAGCCTGCATGCCGGTGGAGATGCCGCAGCCGGTGTATGACGCCGTGGTGGCGTTTACCTTCAATGTGGGCGTGCGCGCCTCGTGCAACTCGACGCTGGCGTTTTTCATCAAAAAACATCAGTGGCGCGATGCCTGCGAGCAGCTGCCGCGCTGGGTGTTTGTTAATGGCGTGCGCACCGCCGGGCTTGAACGCCGCAGAGCCGCAGAACGGGCTTTGTGCCTGAAAGGAGCCTGA
- a CDS encoding HP1 family phage holin — MGLTAERVASACAYLIATFMAWLGGLSLEDIAFLVGSGVGIGTFLVNWYYRRKSYLLLARSGLSKEKYERLNS, encoded by the coding sequence ATGGGACTAACCGCCGAACGCGTGGCTTCGGCCTGCGCTTACCTCATCGCGACGTTCATGGCCTGGCTGGGTGGGCTGTCGCTGGAGGATATCGCCTTTCTGGTCGGCTCCGGCGTCGGCATCGGTACCTTTTTAGTCAACTGGTACTACCGTCGAAAAAGCTATCTGCTGCTGGCCCGAAGCGGGCTGAGTAAGGAGAAATATGAACGCCTCAATTCTTAA
- a CDS encoding tail protein X codes for MKLYAQQGDTVDSMCWRVYGRTASMVEKVYSLNKGIADFGPILPHGTPVEMPDQVEKSVKESIRLWD; via the coding sequence ATGAAACTTTATGCACAACAAGGGGATACCGTTGATTCGATGTGCTGGCGCGTTTATGGCCGCACCGCCTCAATGGTGGAAAAAGTCTACAGCCTGAACAAAGGCATTGCGGATTTTGGCCCCATCCTGCCCCACGGCACCCCGGTCGAGATGCCGGATCAGGTGGAGAAGTCAGTCAAAGAGTCCATCAGATTATGGGACTAA
- a CDS encoding replication endonuclease, translated as MHHLHRGRFAPTPPPRFPPPAAAPFVGQWWWNAPRKAITREVSAPIYQVDSQAQAALSQLLALPACLRFPLQQRYQHLLDDEGRQKANAFLKQTFAQRLWPRVQKVMGKNQLKRQVSLRFLAEEETYNRLPDLNEKQLKSLAWRVAAHCHEAYEHLCDRQLALTSSPEDLLSDATQNQLYSIVAGMARALNVTPLHWSRFTEGKLDAHAAIASLSRLVNADWWRSQLLAQQARWREALMIAGGYVNRRVSAYVSKNAQREVRSRRLSMINYLKQNDLQNEQTGERINMLETVMSSIANPAIRRMELMTLIAGVEQVASDQGDRGLFITLTTPSKYHPTRMFNGHVNFNGRWDEQAFSPKDAQRYLVAVWAKVRTAFKDKNIKIYGVRVVEPHHDGTPHWHLMLFTAPSQQQTAIDIMRRYALQEEGDEPGAAKNRFDCKPLNRGGAAAYIAKYISKNIDGYALDGEVDFDSGKPLKESAAAVTAWASTWRIPQFHPIGLPSVGTYRECRRIRGVSLENSFDRRVEEVRHAADCGDYAGYIHSQGGTNVPRHQQTVRVARQPRGRFNRYAEEQKEVVGIYAPHLGEDHCYQTRFSRWRVVRREPNSERVSTDKDIPMPWSSVINCGNAYVLKEQQTTGKPSKTPVNGWDSFKMKNEYRRKEITLNQSISAFQRHTVLT; from the coding sequence ATGCATCACCTTCATCGCGGGCGTTTCGCCCCGACGCCACCGCCGCGTTTTCCCCCACCCGCCGCCGCGCCCTTTGTCGGCCAGTGGTGGTGGAATGCGCCGCGTAAGGCGATAACGCGCGAAGTTTCCGCGCCAATCTATCAGGTAGATAGCCAAGCCCAGGCGGCGCTGAGCCAGCTTCTCGCCCTGCCCGCCTGCCTGCGCTTTCCATTGCAACAGCGCTACCAGCACCTGTTAGATGATGAAGGCAGGCAGAAGGCAAATGCCTTTCTCAAGCAGACATTTGCCCAGCGGCTATGGCCAAGGGTGCAGAAAGTCATGGGGAAGAATCAACTCAAACGGCAAGTTTCGCTGCGCTTTCTGGCCGAAGAAGAGACCTATAACCGCCTGCCCGATTTAAATGAAAAACAGCTGAAAAGTCTGGCATGGCGAGTAGCTGCGCACTGCCACGAAGCTTATGAACACCTGTGCGACCGCCAGCTTGCGCTGACAAGCTCTCCGGAGGATTTGCTCAGCGATGCCACGCAAAACCAGCTCTACTCGATAGTGGCTGGTATGGCGCGTGCCTTAAACGTCACGCCTTTGCACTGGTCGCGCTTCACTGAGGGCAAGCTGGATGCTCACGCCGCCATCGCCAGCTTGTCGCGGCTGGTGAATGCCGACTGGTGGCGAAGCCAGCTCCTTGCTCAACAGGCGCGCTGGCGCGAGGCGTTGATGATTGCCGGAGGTTATGTCAACCGCCGCGTCTCGGCCTATGTCAGCAAAAACGCCCAGCGCGAGGTGCGCTCGCGACGCCTTTCGATGATTAATTATCTCAAGCAAAACGATTTGCAGAACGAGCAGACCGGCGAGCGCATCAATATGCTGGAGACGGTTATGTCGAGCATTGCTAACCCGGCCATTCGCCGGATGGAGCTGATGACGCTAATTGCCGGAGTCGAGCAGGTCGCCAGCGATCAGGGCGATCGCGGCCTGTTTATCACCCTGACCACGCCGTCGAAATACCACCCTACCCGCATGTTCAACGGCCATGTGAATTTCAACGGCCGCTGGGATGAGCAGGCTTTTTCGCCGAAAGATGCTCAACGCTATCTGGTCGCCGTGTGGGCGAAAGTCCGCACGGCGTTCAAAGATAAAAACATCAAAATCTACGGCGTCCGGGTGGTAGAGCCGCACCACGACGGCACGCCGCACTGGCACCTGATGCTGTTTACCGCGCCAAGCCAGCAACAAACCGCCATCGACATTATGCGCCGCTACGCCTTGCAGGAAGAGGGCGACGAGCCGGGCGCAGCTAAAAACCGTTTCGACTGTAAGCCGCTGAATCGCGGCGGCGCGGCGGCTTACATCGCTAAATACATCTCGAAAAATATCGACGGCTACGCGCTGGATGGCGAAGTGGATTTCGACTCCGGCAAGCCGCTGAAAGAGAGCGCCGCCGCCGTCACCGCCTGGGCGTCCACTTGGCGCATCCCGCAATTTCACCCCATCGGCCTGCCCTCGGTGGGTACTTACCGCGAGTGTCGGCGTATTCGCGGCGTCAGTCTGGAAAACAGCTTTGACCGCCGAGTGGAAGAGGTGCGCCACGCCGCCGACTGCGGCGACTACGCGGGCTACATTCACTCGCAGGGCGGCACCAATGTTCCGCGCCACCAGCAAACGGTGCGCGTTGCCCGCCAACCCCGCGGGCGTTTCAATCGCTACGCCGAAGAGCAGAAAGAGGTGGTCGGCATCTATGCTCCGCATCTGGGTGAAGATCATTGCTACCAGACACGTTTCAGCCGCTGGCGGGTGGTTCGCCGTGAGCCAAATAGTGAAAGAGTTTCCACCGATAAAGATATTCCTATGCCTTGGAGTTCTGTCATTAACTGTGGAAATGCTTATGTATTAAAGGAGCAGCAAACCACTGGGAAGCCGTCAAAAACGCCGGTTAATGGCTGGGATTCTTTTAAGATGAAAAATGAGTATCGGCGCAAAGAAATAACACTAAATCAATCAATTAGTGCATTTCAAAGACACACAGTATTGACGTGA
- a CDS encoding TraR/DksA C4-type zinc finger protein, with protein sequence MPDWIDDAQEWQAKVLDAQIAQAKTAVRQASAFFCEDCAEEIPEPRRRLIIGVQRCIHCQEIAEKNARHFRHP encoded by the coding sequence ATGCCCGATTGGATAGACGATGCGCAAGAGTGGCAGGCCAAAGTGCTCGATGCCCAGATTGCGCAGGCGAAAACGGCGGTACGCCAAGCTTCTGCCTTCTTTTGTGAGGATTGCGCCGAAGAGATACCTGAGCCGCGACGACGATTAATTATCGGCGTGCAGCGCTGTATACATTGCCAGGAAATTGCTGAGAAGAATGCCCGGCATTTTCGACACCCTTAA
- a CDS encoding phage repressor protein CI: MRLDELEGGKAVLGRMLQAYGFSMQKELGDLYGLSSGTISTWVRRDYFPGDVVVACAIDTGVSLRWLATGKGDMHDNQPNAQQSGDAITKLAKLRLRGGALEDEGLWAVDSSLVDASVEKPTYLVKGNHSWIIDLGSANIGNGRWLLDIDGDVDVYDVARLPGNRLKITSQATTFDCNVDDVKALGQVFITLERNL, translated from the coding sequence ATGCGGCTGGATGAACTCGAAGGTGGTAAAGCCGTGCTGGGACGGATGCTACAGGCATACGGTTTCAGCATGCAAAAAGAGCTGGGTGACTTGTATGGTCTCTCCTCAGGTACCATAAGTACTTGGGTAAGAAGAGATTACTTCCCCGGCGATGTGGTAGTGGCTTGCGCTATCGATACCGGCGTTTCTTTGCGTTGGCTGGCGACGGGCAAGGGCGATATGCATGACAATCAGCCGAATGCTCAACAGTCGGGCGACGCCATCACTAAACTTGCAAAATTGAGATTGCGCGGCGGCGCGTTGGAAGACGAGGGCCTGTGGGCGGTTGATAGCTCGCTGGTGGACGCTTCCGTGGAAAAGCCGACCTATCTGGTTAAAGGCAATCACTCTTGGATCATCGATTTAGGCAGCGCCAATATCGGCAATGGCCGCTGGCTGCTTGATATCGATGGCGATGTTGACGTGTATGACGTGGCGCGTTTGCCCGGAAACCGTTTAAAAATCACCAGTCAGGCCACCACCTTCGACTGTAATGTCGACGATGTGAAAGCCTTAGGCCAAGTGTTCATCACCCTCGAACGTAACCTTTAA